Proteins from a genomic interval of Rubinisphaera italica:
- a CDS encoding phage terminase large subunit family protein, with product MKTVTRSELRWLLRQSKTSKVRSMRDFAEQEIIIPDGPYQGRRFDCQRQPYTRLWFEAIDTGNWNRFVATGPTQSGKTLSCFLIPLLYHLFEVGETVICGLPDMDMASDKWREDLLPVIERSKYRDLMPTKGGGSRGGKTEAIQFLNGATLKFMSGGGGDKSRAGFTSRVVVITETDGMDQAGTRSREADKITQLEARTRAYGSRKRIYLECTVSTQEGRTWQEYQQGTQSRILLPCPHCNQHVVMEREQLRGWKQAKSQAEARMQGQFICGECGAPWSESDRSVANQKSVLLHSGQNIDENAHVTGDSPATDTLGFRWSAAHNLFLSAGELAADEWRASRSPDEEIAEREMRQFVWCLSVLPNRCEEISKVFTDGITSLVGSVAS from the coding sequence ATGAAGACGGTCACCCGCTCCGAACTCCGCTGGCTGCTCAGGCAATCGAAGACCTCCAAGGTGCGTTCGATGCGGGACTTCGCCGAGCAGGAGATTATCATTCCGGATGGTCCGTATCAGGGACGACGGTTTGACTGTCAGCGTCAGCCTTACACTCGCTTGTGGTTCGAAGCCATTGATACTGGGAACTGGAACCGGTTCGTGGCGACTGGTCCCACACAGTCCGGCAAGACATTGAGTTGTTTTTTAATCCCCCTGCTCTATCACCTGTTTGAGGTTGGCGAGACGGTTATCTGCGGGTTGCCCGATATGGACATGGCCTCCGACAAATGGCGAGAGGATTTGCTGCCAGTAATTGAGCGTTCGAAGTATCGAGACTTGATGCCGACTAAAGGTGGTGGTTCGCGTGGCGGTAAGACGGAGGCAATCCAGTTTTTGAATGGAGCCACTCTCAAATTTATGTCGGGAGGCGGAGGGGATAAATCTCGTGCGGGTTTTACCTCACGCGTGGTTGTCATCACCGAAACGGATGGCATGGATCAGGCGGGAACCAGGAGTCGTGAAGCGGACAAGATCACCCAACTCGAAGCCCGTACCCGGGCATACGGTTCCCGCAAACGCATCTATCTCGAGTGTACGGTGAGCACGCAGGAAGGCCGCACCTGGCAGGAATATCAGCAGGGCACGCAGAGCCGGATCCTACTCCCCTGCCCTCATTGCAATCAGCATGTGGTCATGGAACGCGAACAACTCCGTGGCTGGAAACAGGCCAAGTCTCAAGCTGAGGCCCGCATGCAGGGACAGTTTATCTGTGGAGAATGTGGTGCTCCGTGGTCGGAAAGTGATCGAAGTGTTGCCAATCAAAAGTCCGTGCTATTGCATTCCGGACAGAATATTGATGAGAATGCCCATGTAACCGGAGACTCTCCTGCCACCGACACACTCGGCTTCCGCTGGTCGGCTGCTCACAATCTGTTTTTGAGTGCTGGTGAACTGGCTGCCGATGAATGGCGGGCCTCACGCTCCCCGGATGAAGAAATCGCTGAACGGGAGATGCGGCAGTTTGTGTGGTGCCTGTCCGTACTGCCCAACCGCTGTGAAGAAATTTCGAAGGTATTCACGGATGGTATTACGTCCCTGGTTGGATCTGTTGCCAGTTAA
- a CDS encoding IS30 family transposase encodes MSHTHLTAEERDSIAHMHALGHSRIEIARELSRDPSTISRELRRNSDATGKYFAGKADRKARRRRQLCKLPWKLNHAPLKEFLLDKLSLKWSPEQIAGQLLRLHPREARMRISIETIYAWIKANKKQGGNIYRQLRQSRKKRRKRYGTGISRRCDPTKKPMDQRPVSARNRSRIGHWESDTIEGQKGTGYIVTHVERKTGYLVASYLPDKKASTLNAASVFAFEGLPSSLIRTLTTDNGSEFSGHRELEQALHCAIYFAPARQPWQRGQNENTNGLLRQYFLKGSDFRKLKAEDIQAAVMELNNRPRKKYQFKSPHELFEPKTRAFQN; translated from the coding sequence ATGTCACACACGCATCTTACTGCTGAGGAACGTGATTCCATAGCGCACATGCACGCCCTGGGACACTCTCGAATAGAAATTGCGCGCGAGTTATCCCGAGACCCCAGCACGATCTCCCGAGAACTGCGGCGGAATTCGGATGCGACCGGGAAGTATTTCGCCGGGAAAGCCGACCGCAAAGCGCGACGGCGTCGACAACTCTGCAAACTCCCCTGGAAACTCAACCACGCTCCGCTCAAAGAATTCCTGCTCGATAAGTTGTCTCTCAAGTGGTCGCCGGAACAGATTGCAGGTCAACTCTTGCGACTGCATCCTCGGGAGGCCAGAATGCGAATATCCATTGAGACGATTTACGCCTGGATCAAAGCAAACAAAAAGCAGGGCGGCAACATCTACAGGCAGCTGCGTCAATCGAGAAAGAAACGCCGCAAACGCTACGGCACAGGGATCTCCAGACGATGCGACCCGACCAAAAAGCCAATGGATCAGCGACCGGTTTCTGCACGCAATCGTTCGCGGATCGGGCACTGGGAATCGGATACCATCGAGGGTCAAAAGGGGACCGGCTACATTGTCACGCATGTCGAACGCAAGACCGGCTATCTTGTGGCGAGCTATCTGCCGGACAAGAAAGCATCGACGTTGAACGCGGCTTCGGTGTTTGCGTTTGAGGGGTTGCCATCGTCATTGATTCGAACTTTGACGACGGACAACGGGAGTGAGTTTTCGGGTCATCGAGAGTTGGAGCAAGCCCTGCATTGTGCGATCTATTTTGCTCCGGCTCGCCAGCCGTGGCAACGCGGCCAGAATGAGAACACCAACGGGCTTCTGCGGCAATACTTCCTGAAGGGGAGCGATTTCCGTAAACTGAAAGCCGAGGATATTCAAGCGGCTGTGATGGAGTTGAACAACCGGCCTCGCAAAAAGTACCAATTCAAATCACCACACGAACTGTTCGAACCCAAAACCCGTGCATTTCAAAATTGA